A single Thermaerobacter sp. FW80 DNA region contains:
- a CDS encoding sulfurtransferase TusA family protein — MALFKRPNLEQARQRLAALSGANLVDRVGGDAPIAVDREIDVTGEICPYPVDAALEALAAMTPGQVLAELTDHTISTHTVPAAVERSGLGEVLRIEEKEPGLYRILIRRR; from the coding sequence ATGGCCCTGTTCAAGCGCCCCAATCTGGAGCAGGCTCGCCAGCGCCTGGCGGCCCTCAGCGGCGCCAACCTGGTCGACCGGGTGGGTGGGGACGCCCCCATCGCGGTGGACCGCGAGATCGACGTCACGGGCGAGATCTGCCCCTACCCGGTGGACGCGGCCCTCGAGGCGCTGGCCGCCATGACCCCGGGCCAGGTGCTGGCCGAGCTGACGGATCACACCATCTCCACCCACACCGTGCCCGCCGCCGTCGAGCGCTCCGGCCTCGGCGAGGTCTTGCGGATCGAGGAGAAGGAGCCGGGGCTGTACCGCATCCTCATCCGCCGCCGTTGA
- a CDS encoding cell wall metabolism sensor histidine kinase WalK — MRLAWRLGVIYAAILAVVALLLLVGAPRVAEQAMVHALGPVLLRQARSVVALLDVQAFPGRPATYLADLAAVRLSRLYVDGEVLVVDPAGEIRWNSATLTGDLRGWRLAPEVISGIRVPGYGVREVLANVPAVVAVAPIPTPGGEGTLGAVVVFRPLRELVGVRRQLGTWIVLGTGVAVAVALAAGWAVGYRLVRRLAAIQEAAAALAAGNLSRRLEVAGRDEVAGLAAGFNHMAERIEALVEELCRSQALRRAMLATISHELRTPVTVIRGLGEALRDGVVAPGPDAARHAGQIVAEAERLGRLIDDLFQLAQIETGQLDLRLARFAVGPWLQERETALAALVRERGARWTARIDPSLAGVGLEADPHRLAQVLGNLVDNAARHAGPGGHVTLTATAVPEGVRVEVADDGPGIDPADVPRVFEPFYRGREAARSRGAGLGLSIVRALVEAHGGRVGVASAPGRGARFWFVLPRAGGPAVPAAGAPGRAVNGGG; from the coding sequence GTGCGGCTGGCCTGGCGGCTGGGGGTGATCTACGCCGCCATCCTCGCGGTGGTGGCACTGCTGCTCCTGGTGGGCGCGCCGAGGGTGGCCGAGCAGGCCATGGTCCACGCCCTCGGTCCGGTGCTGCTGCGGCAGGCCCGCAGCGTGGTGGCCCTCCTGGACGTGCAGGCCTTCCCCGGCCGCCCGGCCACCTACCTGGCCGACCTGGCCGCCGTCCGCCTCTCGCGCCTGTACGTGGACGGGGAGGTCCTGGTGGTCGACCCGGCCGGCGAGATCCGGTGGAACTCCGCCACCTTGACGGGCGATCTCCGCGGGTGGCGGCTGGCCCCCGAGGTGATCTCGGGCATCCGCGTGCCGGGCTACGGCGTGCGGGAGGTCCTCGCCAACGTGCCGGCCGTGGTCGCCGTGGCGCCGATCCCGACCCCGGGCGGGGAGGGCACCCTCGGAGCCGTGGTGGTCTTCCGCCCCCTGCGGGAACTGGTGGGGGTCCGCCGCCAGCTGGGTACCTGGATCGTGCTGGGGACCGGGGTGGCGGTGGCCGTGGCCCTGGCGGCGGGATGGGCCGTGGGATACCGGCTGGTGCGCCGGCTCGCGGCCATCCAGGAGGCCGCGGCGGCGCTGGCCGCGGGCAACCTCTCCCGACGCCTGGAGGTCGCCGGCCGTGACGAGGTCGCCGGTCTGGCGGCCGGATTCAACCACATGGCCGAGCGCATCGAGGCCCTGGTCGAGGAGCTGTGCCGGTCCCAGGCCCTCCGGCGCGCCATGCTGGCGACCATCTCCCACGAGCTGCGCACCCCGGTGACCGTGATCCGCGGGCTGGGCGAGGCGTTGCGCGACGGGGTGGTCGCGCCCGGGCCCGACGCGGCGCGCCACGCCGGCCAGATCGTGGCCGAGGCCGAGCGCCTGGGCCGGCTGATCGACGACCTGTTCCAGCTGGCGCAGATCGAGACGGGCCAGCTCGACCTGCGGCTGGCGCGCTTCGCGGTCGGCCCGTGGCTCCAGGAGCGGGAGACCGCCCTGGCGGCGCTGGTGCGGGAGCGCGGCGCCCGCTGGACGGCCCGCATCGACCCCTCCCTCGCGGGCGTGGGGCTGGAGGCCGACCCCCACCGCCTGGCCCAGGTGCTGGGCAACCTGGTGGACAACGCCGCCCGCCACGCCGGTCCGGGCGGCCACGTGACCCTGACGGCCACGGCCGTCCCCGAGGGCGTGCGGGTCGAGGTGGCCGACGACGGCCCCGGCATCGACCCCGCCGACGTGCCGCGGGTGTTCGAGCCCTTCTACCGGGGCCGCGAGGCGGCCCGCAGCCGGGGAGCGGGCCTCGGACTCAGCATCGTCCGCGCCCTGGTGGAGGCCCACGGCGGACGGGTCGGCGTTGCCTCGGCGCCGGGCAGGGGTGCGCGCTTCTGGTTCGTCCTGCCTCGGGCGGGCGGCCCCGCCGTCCCGGCGGCCGGGGCACCGGGCCGCGCTGTCAACGGCGGCGGATGA
- a CDS encoding response regulator transcription factor, with the protein MAAERILVVDDEPGIREICRLYLEREGFAVREAASLAGARAALRSEAPALVVLDLMLPDGDGLDLCRELVEQGVPVVCLTARAEETDRVLGLELGADDYVTKPFSPRELVARVRAVLRRAARGPRSPVPAVVRFGPCAVDLAARRVRVDGREVPLTPKEFDLLALLVTHPHRVFTRQQLLERVWDFAYAGDTRTVDVHVQRLRRKIEPDPQRPRYLKTVWSVGYRFDPEGEAGAPGPGRPGEATGPGSPRAGTRPGR; encoded by the coding sequence GTGGCGGCGGAGCGCATCCTGGTGGTCGACGACGAGCCGGGCATTCGGGAGATCTGCCGGCTCTACCTGGAACGCGAAGGGTTCGCCGTGCGGGAGGCGGCCAGCCTGGCGGGCGCCCGCGCCGCCTTGCGCAGCGAGGCCCCGGCGCTGGTGGTGCTCGACCTGATGCTCCCCGACGGCGACGGCCTCGACCTCTGCCGCGAGCTGGTGGAACAGGGCGTGCCCGTCGTGTGCTTGACCGCCCGGGCCGAGGAGACCGACCGCGTGCTGGGCCTGGAGCTGGGCGCCGACGACTACGTGACGAAGCCCTTCAGCCCGCGGGAGCTGGTGGCCCGGGTGCGGGCGGTGCTCCGCCGCGCCGCCCGGGGACCGCGGTCGCCGGTGCCGGCGGTGGTCCGCTTCGGCCCGTGCGCCGTCGACCTGGCGGCGCGGCGGGTGCGGGTCGACGGTCGCGAGGTGCCCCTCACCCCCAAGGAGTTCGACCTCCTCGCCCTCCTGGTCACCCATCCCCACCGCGTGTTCACCCGCCAGCAGCTCCTCGAGCGGGTCTGGGACTTCGCCTACGCCGGCGACACGCGTACCGTCGACGTCCACGTCCAGCGGCTGCGCCGGAAGATCGAGCCCGATCCCCAGCGGCCGCGCTACCTGAAGACGGTGTGGAGCGTCGGCTACCGGTTCGACCCCGAGGGGGAGGCGGGTGCGCCCGGTCCAGGACGCCCCGGTGAGGCGACAGGGCCGGGATCGCCCAGGGCGGGGACGAGGCCCGGGAGGTGA
- a CDS encoding sulfite oxidase-like oxidoreductase, producing the protein MAEASLRQRIPPGQVVTEKFPVLHTGVVPRYRDDLSDWSFRVFGEVERPLTLTWEAFRRLPTREVVVDIHCVTRWSKLGTRWRGVPAARVLEEAGVRPEARFVLVHADPDYTTNIPLDDLYRDDVLLAFEYEGKPLTPEHGYPVRLLVPHRYFWKSAKWVRGFELLREDRPGYWEVRGYHDEADPWKEQRYRL; encoded by the coding sequence ATGGCGGAGGCCTCGCTGCGCCAACGGATCCCGCCGGGCCAGGTGGTGACCGAGAAGTTCCCCGTGCTGCACACGGGGGTCGTGCCCCGCTACCGCGACGACCTGAGCGACTGGAGCTTCCGCGTCTTCGGCGAGGTGGAGCGGCCGCTGACGCTGACATGGGAGGCGTTTCGCCGACTGCCGACGCGGGAGGTGGTGGTGGACATCCACTGCGTAACCCGCTGGAGCAAGCTGGGGACGCGGTGGCGCGGCGTCCCGGCGGCCCGGGTGCTCGAGGAGGCCGGCGTTCGCCCGGAGGCCCGGTTCGTCCTGGTGCACGCCGATCCCGACTACACCACCAACATCCCGCTGGACGACCTGTATCGCGACGACGTGCTCCTGGCCTTCGAGTACGAAGGGAAGCCCCTCACACCCGAGCACGGCTACCCCGTGCGGCTCCTGGTCCCGCACCGCTACTTCTGGAAGAGCGCCAAGTGGGTGCGCGGCTTCGAGCTTTTGCGGGAAGACCGGCCCGGCTACTGGGAGGTCCGCGGCTACCACGACGAGGCCGATCCGTGGAAGGAGCAGCGCTATCGGCTCTGA
- a CDS encoding DUF1232 domain-containing protein — protein sequence MARAWRRRPRPGWRDWLEVIRFLRDPRAGTGPRLVALLAALYLLWPADLLPGLPPLSWLDDAAAVWIAYQVLRHQLQRARRRD from the coding sequence GTGGCGAGGGCATGGAGGCGGCGCCCGCGACCCGGGTGGCGGGACTGGCTTGAGGTCATCCGGTTCCTGCGGGATCCCCGGGCGGGGACGGGACCGCGGCTGGTGGCGTTGCTGGCGGCCCTGTACCTGCTGTGGCCGGCGGATCTGCTGCCGGGGCTGCCACCGCTGTCCTGGCTGGACGACGCCGCCGCGGTCTGGATCGCCTACCAGGTCCTCCGGCACCAGCTGCAGAGGGCGCGGCGCCGCGACTAG
- a CDS encoding AarF/ABC1/UbiB kinase family protein, whose amino-acid sequence MAATGRYHRYQRLRHLRRYREIATVLARHGLTALVEQAGLPRLGRPRPWGWFSRRRPGPSGAPPLEMPAHPPRDAAAGGRDAAGAAQALGSAAGEGPAAGGPVESGAAGEAGGPGGRSSQLAAAPSPPPGGPPPGPRAGPAAWDRERNLGLHLRRALEELGPTFVKLGQVLSTRPDLVPPDVLRELERLQDRVPPFPYEEAAAQIERELGRPIHQLFARFEPRPLAAASIGQVHAAQLPDGRPVVVKVQRPGIRRTIEADLALLMDLADLAERYSPWAAFYPFRDIAAELAASLRAELDFVGEGRNAQRLARALAGRPDVRIPAVIWEYTTPRVLTLERLEGTKLLELDALAPDAARRVARTVVDAVLDPLFRTGFFHADPHPGNILLLPGGRIGLVDFGVAGQLDRTTRRQLAAAVVALWRRDAGALLAAVEGVATIPPDADRRRLRRDLELLLDRYLDVPVGQLDLAELLPVFFDLLRRHRVRVPADLALVGKTLLSLQGVVRAIDPALSVLDLARPLGRRLLRQYLSPAEVGRRWLDRWEERAEPLLDLPVQLHALLAAARAGRPVFKVEVVERAELHQGLSRLVNRLAFSVLLLSFTILMAALVVAGALLGRSEPVLRFPFLEVGVGLLALATAALLWAIVRSGRL is encoded by the coding sequence GTGGCGGCCACGGGCCGTTACCACCGTTACCAGCGGTTGCGTCACCTGCGGCGGTACCGCGAGATCGCCACCGTCCTGGCGCGCCACGGCCTGACGGCGCTGGTGGAACAGGCGGGCCTGCCGCGCCTCGGCCGGCCGCGACCGTGGGGATGGTTCAGCCGACGTCGTCCCGGGCCGAGCGGCGCCCCTCCCCTGGAGATGCCCGCCCACCCGCCGCGGGACGCCGCCGCTGGCGGGCGGGACGCTGCAGGGGCTGCCCAGGCGCTGGGTTCCGCCGCGGGTGAGGGGCCCGCGGCCGGCGGCCCGGTCGAGAGCGGCGCCGCCGGGGAAGCGGGTGGCCCGGGCGGCCGGTCGTCGCAGCTGGCGGCAGCGCCGTCCCCGCCCCCCGGTGGGCCGCCTCCCGGCCCTCGGGCCGGTCCCGCTGCCTGGGATCGGGAGCGCAACCTGGGCCTCCATCTGCGGCGGGCGCTGGAGGAGCTCGGGCCCACCTTCGTCAAGCTCGGCCAGGTGCTCAGCACCCGCCCCGACCTCGTGCCGCCGGACGTGTTGCGGGAGCTGGAGCGGTTGCAGGACCGGGTGCCGCCGTTCCCCTACGAGGAGGCGGCGGCCCAGATCGAGCGGGAGCTGGGCCGGCCGATCCACCAGCTCTTCGCCCGGTTCGAGCCGCGCCCGCTGGCGGCCGCGTCCATCGGCCAGGTCCACGCGGCCCAGCTGCCCGACGGCCGCCCGGTGGTGGTGAAGGTTCAGCGGCCCGGGATCCGCCGCACCATCGAGGCGGACCTGGCGCTGCTCATGGACCTGGCGGACCTGGCCGAGCGTTACAGCCCCTGGGCGGCGTTCTACCCGTTCCGCGACATCGCCGCCGAGCTGGCGGCGAGCCTGCGGGCGGAGCTGGACTTCGTGGGCGAGGGCCGCAATGCCCAGCGCCTGGCCCGGGCCCTGGCGGGCCGGCCCGACGTGCGCATCCCCGCGGTGATCTGGGAGTACACCACGCCCCGGGTGCTGACCCTGGAGCGCCTCGAGGGGACCAAGCTGCTGGAGCTGGACGCCTTGGCGCCCGACGCGGCCCGTCGCGTGGCGCGGACCGTGGTGGACGCCGTGCTCGACCCCCTCTTCCGGACCGGCTTCTTCCACGCCGACCCGCACCCCGGGAACATCCTCTTGCTACCTGGCGGTCGCATCGGGCTCGTCGACTTCGGCGTCGCCGGTCAGCTGGACCGCACCACCCGGCGCCAGCTGGCGGCGGCGGTGGTGGCCCTGTGGCGCAGGGACGCGGGGGCGCTGCTGGCGGCCGTCGAGGGGGTGGCGACCATCCCGCCCGACGCCGACCGGCGTCGGCTGCGCCGGGATCTGGAGCTGTTGCTGGACCGGTACCTGGACGTACCGGTGGGCCAGCTGGACCTGGCCGAGCTGCTGCCGGTGTTCTTCGACCTCTTGCGGCGGCACCGCGTGCGCGTGCCCGCCGATCTCGCCCTGGTGGGCAAGACCCTGCTGTCCCTGCAAGGGGTCGTGCGGGCCATCGATCCTGCGCTGTCGGTCCTCGATCTCGCGCGCCCCCTGGGTCGACGCCTCCTGCGCCAGTATCTCTCGCCCGCGGAGGTGGGCCGGCGCTGGCTGGACCGGTGGGAGGAACGGGCCGAGCCCCTGCTGGACCTGCCCGTCCAGCTCCACGCCCTGCTGGCCGCAGCCCGGGCGGGCCGCCCCGTCTTCAAGGTCGAGGTGGTGGAACGCGCGGAGCTGCACCAGGGCCTGAGCCGGCTCGTCAACCGGCTGGCCTTCAGCGTGCTCCTGCTTTCCTTTACGATTCTGATGGCGGCGCTGGTGGTGGCGGGGGCGCTGCTGGGTCGGAGCGAACCCGTCCTGCGGTTCCCCTTCCTGGAGGTGGGCGTCGGGCTCCTGGCCCTCGCCACGGCGGCGCTGCTGTGGGCCATCGTACGGTCCGGGCGCCTGTGA
- a CDS encoding diphthine--ammonia ligase, whose amino-acid sequence MDHAEVGRGDQAAPSAVAEERGGRRGQAAAPRQRWDAGRGPATGQEGGGRPGGMAHGRGPGRHPQGPGAAPADPAGRRRVPPVALSWSGGKDSTLALARLAADPRVRVAGLLATFNETNGRISMHGVRRELIAAQARSLGLPLWEVPLPQPCSNAEYERRMARTLAELARRGIGAVAFGDLYLADVRAYREQQMARAGLRPLFPLWGEDPAALALGAVAAGLRAVVVCVDPRHLGPEWLGREYDRQFLADLPRGVDPCGERGEFHTFVYDGPGFGRPVAFRRGRRVWRDGFWYLDLVPAG is encoded by the coding sequence ATGGACCACGCGGAGGTGGGCCGAGGGGACCAGGCCGCGCCCTCTGCGGTCGCGGAGGAACGAGGAGGCCGGCGTGGGCAGGCCGCCGCTCCCCGGCAGCGCTGGGATGCCGGGAGGGGGCCTGCGACCGGGCAGGAAGGCGGTGGGCGTCCAGGCGGGATGGCCCATGGGCGCGGGCCGGGCCGCCATCCGCAAGGGCCGGGCGCTGCGCCGGCCGACCCGGCGGGGCGCCGCCGCGTTCCTCCCGTGGCCCTGAGCTGGAGCGGGGGCAAGGACTCCACCCTGGCCCTGGCCCGCCTGGCGGCCGACCCGCGGGTGCGGGTGGCCGGGCTGCTGGCCACCTTCAACGAGACCAACGGCCGCATCAGCATGCACGGCGTGCGCCGGGAGCTGATCGCGGCCCAGGCCCGTTCCCTGGGCCTCCCCCTGTGGGAGGTGCCGCTGCCCCAGCCCTGCTCCAACGCCGAGTACGAGCGCCGCATGGCGCGGACGCTGGCGGAGCTGGCGCGCCGCGGCATCGGTGCGGTGGCCTTCGGGGACCTCTACCTGGCGGACGTCCGCGCCTATCGGGAGCAGCAGATGGCCCGGGCCGGCCTCCGCCCGCTCTTCCCCCTGTGGGGGGAGGATCCCGCGGCCCTGGCCCTGGGGGCGGTGGCGGCGGGCCTGCGCGCCGTGGTGGTCTGCGTCGACCCGCGCCACCTGGGGCCGGAGTGGCTGGGGCGGGAGTACGACCGCCAGTTCCTCGCGGACCTGCCCCGTGGGGTCGACCCGTGCGGCGAACGGGGCGAGTTCCACACCTTCGTCTACGACGGCCCCGGCTTCGGCCGGCCCGTCGCCTTCCGCCGGGGCCGGCGGGTGTGGCGCGACGGCTTCTGGTACCTGGACCTGGTCCCGGCGGGCTGA
- a CDS encoding M20 family metallopeptidase has protein sequence MPTSGFPPARGIPPAVPQPCGEGTGGAGPTEVAGDGPTAGSGRPPAAGGGPTDGLAALVPRLAAALPREAVVDLARDLIRAVTVNPPGREARAAAVAIPWLERHGFAVTTYEPRPGRVNVIARRPGAEPGPTLLWCGHLDVVAAGDPSAWPHPPFAAVLDGGRLYGRGAVDMKGPVAAALGAAAALARLGGPRRGTLVLALVADEEAMGRHGAGWLARRGLLRADGAIVGEPTRLHLVRAQRGAAWIHLRLRGRPAHAATPHLGASAVAAAARLVLALEERVGDVFHPLLGPPTAVVGRIRGGDSPNRVPERCDLVVDRRAVPGETEEGVRREVQALIGEVLRRHPGVTATITRWRWAEPAETPEDAAVVQVVRAAVRAVTGQDPPEAGTVAVTDMRYLVRAGIPTVIFGPGRPDLAHAPGEFIPVEELAEGALLYAVAFAGWLGVAGA, from the coding sequence ATGCCGACCAGCGGGTTCCCGCCGGCCAGGGGCATCCCGCCGGCGGTGCCCCAGCCCTGCGGCGAGGGCACCGGCGGCGCAGGGCCCACGGAGGTAGCCGGCGACGGGCCGACCGCAGGATCGGGGAGACCCCCGGCGGCCGGCGGTGGGCCAACCGACGGCCTGGCCGCCCTGGTCCCGCGACTGGCCGCGGCCCTTCCCCGGGAGGCGGTGGTCGACCTGGCCCGCGACCTGATCCGCGCCGTCACGGTCAACCCGCCGGGCCGCGAGGCCCGGGCGGCCGCCGTGGCGATCCCGTGGCTGGAGCGCCACGGCTTCGCGGTGACCACCTACGAACCGCGGCCGGGTCGGGTCAACGTGATCGCCCGCCGCCCCGGTGCGGAGCCGGGACCGACCCTGCTGTGGTGCGGGCACCTGGACGTGGTGGCGGCCGGCGACCCTAGCGCCTGGCCCCACCCGCCCTTCGCGGCGGTCCTCGACGGCGGGCGCCTCTACGGCCGCGGGGCGGTGGACATGAAGGGACCGGTCGCCGCGGCCCTGGGCGCCGCCGCGGCCCTGGCCCGACTGGGTGGCCCGCGGCGGGGCACCCTGGTCCTGGCGTTGGTCGCCGACGAGGAGGCCATGGGTCGCCACGGGGCGGGCTGGCTCGCCCGCCGTGGCCTGCTGCGGGCGGACGGGGCCATCGTGGGCGAGCCGACCCGCCTGCACCTGGTCCGGGCCCAGCGGGGCGCGGCGTGGATCCACCTGCGACTCCGGGGGCGGCCGGCCCACGCGGCGACGCCGCACCTGGGCGCCAGCGCCGTGGCCGCGGCCGCCCGCCTGGTGCTGGCCCTCGAGGAGCGCGTGGGGGACGTCTTCCACCCGCTCCTGGGGCCGCCCACTGCCGTCGTCGGGCGCATCCGCGGCGGCGACAGCCCGAACCGGGTGCCGGAGCGGTGTGACCTGGTGGTCGACCGGCGGGCGGTGCCGGGCGAGACGGAGGAGGGGGTGCGCCGGGAGGTGCAGGCGCTGATCGGCGAGGTGCTGCGGCGGCATCCGGGCGTCACCGCCACCATCACCCGCTGGCGCTGGGCGGAGCCCGCGGAGACGCCGGAGGACGCCGCCGTGGTCCAGGTGGTGCGGGCGGCGGTCCGCGCGGTGACGGGTCAGGACCCCCCGGAGGCCGGCACGGTGGCGGTGACCGACATGCGCTACCTGGTGCGCGCGGGCATTCCCACGGTGATCTTCGGTCCGGGCCGCCCGGACCTGGCCCACGCCCCGGGCGAGTTCATCCCGGTGGAGGAGCTGGCCGAGGGCGCCCTCCTCTACGCCGTCGCCTTTGCGGGGTGGCTGGGCGTCGCCGGGGCGTAG
- the bshA gene encoding N-acetyl-alpha-D-glucosaminyl L-malate synthase BshA codes for MRTAPAHRGLPAWDEGLAAPAIPDHLAIHDNALADAVLDVRQPFGPGRGTSAAACPPGVAPVDPAGDAAGPVRPEEPGPGAGPAPAHGPAGVAADRRPLRIGISCYPSSGGSGVVATELGHQLAARGHQVHFISHDVPFRLDLTRPGIHFHPVEVPSYPLFTYPPYDLALANQMAAVAETWGLDLLHVHYAIPHATAAYLARAMLGPGRPLRVVTTLHGTDITLLGTHPSFQRIVEFSINRSDAVTVVSHHLREATLAAFRVERPLEVIPNFVDPAVFHPPRHRDDPALRRGLAEPGERVLVHVSNFRPAKDAPTVIAVFARVCREVPARLLLVGHGPDVDRCAHMAHQLGIADRVRFLGEHADVARLLAAADLFLLPSRQEAFGLAALEAMACGVPVVAARTGGLPEVVEHGRTGYLLPPGDVEGMARCALELLRDPDRHAAFARAAAETARRRFAAEAIVPRYEALYRRLLATAPANATAGPGGTAPSPGDGAPSPGRVAAGTDTPSVPGRDVR; via the coding sequence GTGCGCACCGCGCCGGCGCACCGCGGGCTGCCAGCCTGGGACGAGGGGCTGGCGGCGCCCGCCATCCCCGATCACCTCGCCATCCACGATAACGCTCTCGCGGACGCCGTGCTCGACGTCCGCCAGCCCTTCGGCCCCGGGCGCGGGACGTCCGCCGCCGCCTGCCCGCCTGGAGTCGCGCCGGTCGACCCGGCGGGGGACGCGGCCGGGCCGGTTCGTCCGGAAGAACCCGGCCCAGGGGCGGGGCCCGCCCCGGCCCACGGCCCGGCAGGGGTCGCGGCCGACCGCCGTCCCCTGCGGATCGGCATCAGCTGCTACCCCTCCTCGGGGGGCAGCGGCGTGGTGGCCACCGAACTCGGCCACCAGCTGGCCGCCCGCGGCCACCAGGTGCACTTCATCAGCCACGACGTACCCTTCCGCCTGGACCTGACGCGGCCCGGGATCCACTTCCACCCGGTGGAGGTGCCGTCGTACCCGCTCTTCACCTACCCGCCCTACGACCTGGCCCTGGCGAACCAGATGGCCGCCGTGGCGGAGACGTGGGGGTTGGACCTGCTCCACGTCCACTACGCGATCCCCCACGCCACCGCCGCGTACCTGGCGCGGGCCATGCTGGGCCCCGGCCGCCCCCTGCGGGTGGTGACGACGCTGCACGGCACGGACATCACGCTGCTGGGCACCCACCCCTCCTTCCAGCGCATCGTCGAGTTCAGCATCAACCGGTCCGACGCGGTGACGGTGGTCTCCCACCACCTGCGGGAGGCGACGCTGGCCGCCTTCCGGGTGGAGCGGCCGCTGGAGGTGATCCCCAACTTCGTCGATCCCGCGGTCTTCCACCCGCCCCGCCACCGGGACGACCCGGCCCTGCGTCGCGGCCTGGCCGAGCCGGGCGAACGGGTCCTGGTCCACGTGTCCAACTTCCGCCCGGCCAAGGACGCCCCCACGGTGATCGCGGTCTTCGCCCGGGTCTGCCGGGAGGTGCCGGCGCGGCTCCTGCTGGTGGGCCACGGTCCCGACGTCGACCGCTGCGCCCACATGGCGCACCAGCTGGGCATCGCCGACCGCGTGCGCTTCCTGGGCGAACACGCCGACGTGGCGCGGCTGCTGGCGGCCGCCGACCTGTTCCTGCTGCCGTCGCGGCAGGAGGCCTTCGGCCTCGCGGCCCTTGAGGCCATGGCCTGCGGCGTGCCCGTCGTCGCCGCCCGCACCGGCGGGCTGCCCGAGGTGGTCGAACACGGCAGGACCGGCTATCTGCTGCCGCCGGGCGACGTGGAAGGCATGGCGCGCTGCGCCCTCGAGCTGCTGCGGGATCCCGACCGGCACGCCGCCTTCGCCCGGGCGGCCGCCGAGACGGCCCGGCGCCGGTTCGCGGCGGAGGCCATCGTCCCGCGGTACGAGGCGCTCTATCGCCGCCTGCTCGCCACCGCGCCCGCGAACGCCACCGCGGGGCCGGGGGGCACCGCCCCTTCCCCGGGGGACGGCGCCCCCTCGCCGGGGAGGGTCGCCGCAGGGACGGACACCCCTTCTGTTCCGGGCCGCGATGTGAGATAA
- a CDS encoding S1 RNA-binding domain-containing protein: MAEAYTVGDIVEGTVDGITGFGAFVKLPDGRTGLVHISEVAHGWVENVSDHLSVGDTVKVKILRIDEANNKIALSIKATQPAPPDGGRRPRRDNRDFERKLADFLKQSEKKLRDARLERW; this comes from the coding sequence ATGGCGGAAGCATACACGGTCGGCGACATCGTCGAGGGCACGGTGGACGGGATCACCGGATTCGGTGCCTTCGTCAAGCTGCCCGATGGGCGGACCGGCCTGGTCCACATCTCGGAGGTCGCCCACGGGTGGGTCGAGAACGTCAGCGACCACCTGTCGGTGGGCGACACGGTGAAGGTGAAGATCCTGCGCATCGACGAGGCCAACAACAAGATCGCCCTGTCCATCAAGGCGACCCAGCCGGCACCCCCCGACGGCGGGCGCCGGCCGCGGCGCGACAATCGCGACTTCGAGCGGAAGTTGGCGGACTTCCTCAAGCAGTCCGAGAAGAAGCTCCGGGATGCCCGCCTGGAGCGCTGGTAG